Proteins found in one Streptococcus mitis genomic segment:
- a CDS encoding alpha/beta hydrolase-fold protein has product MTLSINNEFDWEGIQVQVSLPSTYDPNQTYPAILLNDGNLGFLSSLSESVILVGLASKNRLDDYTPWATSALRDGAPDFGGQVKVYHDHLFGGLLDKLQSLYRLDETRLAYGGYSLGGLAAVYSLFSFDKVSCVFSICGSFWYPDFVTYCKEENVKNLDCLLYLQNGQTEGAHHTNRLAQAPVYAEKIHTSLQKCYPNGQFVFDPYGHHEQVAERFLAFSGWLAQKWKIE; this is encoded by the coding sequence ATGACTTTATCAATAAATAATGAGTTTGATTGGGAAGGAATCCAAGTCCAGGTCAGCCTGCCTTCAACCTATGATCCCAATCAAACCTATCCGGCTATTTTATTGAATGATGGAAACTTGGGCTTTCTATCGTCTCTTTCTGAATCTGTGATTTTAGTGGGCTTGGCCTCTAAAAATCGCTTAGACGACTACACTCCCTGGGCGACATCAGCTCTGAGAGATGGAGCTCCAGATTTTGGAGGTCAGGTCAAGGTCTATCATGATCATTTATTTGGAGGTCTTTTAGACAAGTTGCAGTCACTTTATCGCCTGGACGAAACTCGCCTTGCTTATGGAGGCTACTCACTAGGTGGTTTGGCGGCAGTCTACAGTCTTTTCAGCTTTGACAAGGTTTCCTGTGTCTTTTCGATTTGCGGTTCCTTTTGGTATCCTGATTTTGTGACTTACTGCAAGGAAGAAAATGTGAAAAATTTGGACTGTTTGCTGTATTTACAGAATGGTCAAACAGAAGGAGCACACCATACTAATCGATTAGCTCAAGCACCAGTCTATGCTGAGAAAATCCATACCAGTCTTCAGAAATGCTATCCGAACGGTCAGTTTGTCTTTGATCCTTATGGACACCATGAACAAGTAGCTGAACGCTTTCTGGCCTTTTCTGGCTGGTTGGCCCAAAAATGGAAAATCGAATAA
- a CDS encoding FecCD family ABC transporter permease: MLSKFSGSRQDQQFVLLLVILLSILGISLFLAVSMGSVAIELGDTYRIILSRLGFPLEIGEVSKSTLAIVWNMRFPRVLLGLIVGAGLSMCGSVMQSTVNNPIAEPYVLGISAGATLGATLSIILGLKVMISLGAFLGAILATIAVLIIASMQGRMTTSSLILSGTVVNALFLAFSNFIISVGANADSVMTIKFWTMGSLAGTTWSDLVLPTIVVGMAFLFFATQYRVFNAMMMGDEAALTLGIPLRFYWYLYVTMVAVLTAVLVATCGIIGFVGLITPHLARGLVGTNYKRLFPVATILGALFVIWADVLSRVTIPNAELPIGIFTALVGAPFFIYIVGGRRREVRG; this comes from the coding sequence ATGCTTTCCAAATTTTCTGGAAGCCGACAAGACCAGCAATTTGTGTTACTTTTAGTTATTTTGCTAAGTATTTTAGGGATTTCTCTCTTTCTAGCAGTTTCAATGGGATCCGTTGCGATTGAACTAGGAGATACCTATCGGATTATTTTGAGCAGGTTGGGATTTCCTCTTGAGATAGGAGAGGTTTCCAAGTCTACTCTTGCCATTGTATGGAATATGAGATTCCCTCGAGTATTGTTAGGTCTGATAGTAGGAGCAGGCCTTTCTATGTGTGGTAGCGTGATGCAGTCTACAGTGAACAATCCCATCGCAGAGCCTTATGTCTTAGGAATCTCTGCGGGTGCAACTCTAGGTGCAACCTTGAGCATCATTCTTGGTTTAAAAGTGATGATTAGCCTTGGAGCTTTTCTTGGAGCTATTTTAGCAACAATTGCTGTCCTCATCATTGCCTCTATGCAGGGAAGGATGACAACTTCCAGTCTGATTTTATCGGGAACGGTGGTCAACGCTCTCTTTCTGGCCTTTTCAAACTTTATTATCTCAGTTGGGGCTAATGCGGACAGTGTGATGACCATTAAGTTTTGGACAATGGGTTCGCTCGCTGGGACTACCTGGTCTGACTTAGTCCTGCCAACTATAGTAGTGGGAATGGCCTTTCTATTTTTCGCTACCCAGTATCGTGTTTTTAATGCCATGATGATGGGAGATGAGGCTGCTTTAACTTTGGGAATTCCTTTACGCTTTTATTGGTATCTTTATGTGACAATGGTGGCTGTGCTGACAGCAGTCTTAGTGGCAACCTGTGGGATTATTGGATTTGTCGGTCTGATTACTCCTCACTTAGCTCGAGGGTTAGTAGGAACGAATTATAAGAGACTTTTTCCTGTTGCGACCATACTGGGTGCCCTCTTTGTCATCTGGGCAGATGTACTCTCTCGTGTCACTATTCCAAATGCTGAGTTGCCGATTGGTATTTTCACGGCCTTGGTAGGTGCTCCCTTCTTTATTTACATTGTTGGAGGTAGGCGAAGGGAGGTGAGGGGCTGA
- a CDS encoding ABC transporter ATP-binding protein, with protein MDLICQDVHFGLGEKKILKGVSLKVEGNQFHTILGPNGSGKTSLLKLLYRQEKVDKGLISLDGKPLEQWTLKETAKQMAVVTQFNQLQFDCTVEEIVLLGRTPHLSFLQKERERDFTLVQDALVKVDMLEKKTRLYSSLSGGEKQRVLLARALAQEPTLLLLDEPTNHLDIKYQLDLLAIVKELKVNVLAVLHDIQLACRYSDYLYLMKEGEILYQGTPKETITPESLQTVYGVQSQVTWTEDQQAMIYYL; from the coding sequence ATGGACTTGATTTGTCAGGATGTCCACTTTGGACTGGGAGAGAAGAAAATCCTCAAAGGAGTCTCTCTTAAGGTTGAGGGGAATCAATTTCACACGATATTAGGACCAAATGGAAGCGGGAAAACCAGTCTACTTAAACTCCTTTATCGTCAGGAAAAGGTGGACAAAGGCTTGATAAGCCTAGATGGAAAGCCTCTGGAACAATGGACGCTCAAAGAAACAGCCAAGCAAATGGCAGTTGTGACCCAGTTTAACCAGCTGCAGTTTGATTGTACAGTTGAGGAAATCGTCTTGCTGGGAAGAACTCCCCACCTCTCTTTTTTACAGAAGGAAAGGGAAAGGGATTTTACACTCGTTCAAGATGCCCTCGTTAAGGTGGATATGCTCGAGAAGAAAACTCGTCTCTATTCGTCTCTGTCAGGGGGAGAGAAACAGCGAGTCTTACTAGCCCGCGCCTTGGCGCAAGAACCGACTCTCTTGCTACTGGACGAACCAACCAATCACCTGGATATCAAGTATCAGCTAGACTTGTTGGCCATTGTGAAGGAGCTCAAGGTCAATGTTCTAGCTGTCCTGCATGATATTCAACTTGCTTGTCGCTATTCGGATTATCTCTATCTAATGAAAGAGGGAGAAATCCTTTACCAAGGGACTCCAAAGGAGACCATCACCCCTGAGTCATTGCAAACTGTATACGGAGTTCAAAGTCAGGTTACTTGGACTGAGGATCAGCAAGCCATGATTTACTATTTATAA
- a CDS encoding tRNA (adenine(22)-N(1))-methyltransferase has protein sequence MISKRLELVASFVPQGAILLDVGSDHAYLPIELVERGQIKSAIAGEVVEGPYQSAVKNVEAHDLKEKIQVRLANGLAAFEEADQVSVITIAGMGGRLIARILEEGLDKLANVERLILQPNNREDDLRIWLQENGFQIVAESILEEAGKFYEILVVEAGQMKLSASDVRFGSFLSKEVSPVFVQKWQKEADKLEFALGQIPDKNLEERQVLVDKIQAIKEVLHVSK, from the coding sequence ATGATTTCAAAGAGATTAGAATTAGTGGCTTCTTTTGTGCCACAGGGAGCCATTTTACTAGATGTGGGGAGTGACCATGCTTATCTGCCTATCGAGTTGGTGGAGAGAGGCCAAATCAAAAGCGCCATTGCAGGTGAGGTGGTGGAAGGTCCCTACCAGTCTGCGGTCAAAAATGTTGAGGCTCACGACCTAAAGGAGAAAATCCAGGTTCGTTTAGCCAATGGCTTGGCAGCATTTGAAGAGGCAGACCAAGTGTCTGTCATTACCATTGCTGGTATGGGTGGCCGTTTGATTGCTAGGATTTTAGAAGAAGGCTTGGACAAGCTGGCTAATGTAGAGCGTTTGATCCTCCAGCCTAATAATCGTGAAGACGACTTGCGTATTTGGCTACAAGAGAACGGATTTCAGATTGTAGCTGAAAGCATTTTAGAAGAAGCTGGCAAGTTTTACGAGATTTTGGTGGTGGAAGCAGGACAAATGAAGTTATCAGCCAGTGATGTCCGCTTTGGTTCCTTCTTGTCCAAAGAAGTCAGCCCAGTCTTTGTCCAAAAATGGCAAAAAGAAGCAGATAAGCTAGAATTTGCCCTCGGACAAATCCCAGACAAAAATCTGGAAGAACGTCAAGTTCTAGTAGATAAAATTCAAGCCATCAAGGAGGTTCTCCATGTTAGCAAGTGA
- a CDS encoding ABC transporter substrate-binding protein translates to MKKTLSILLVTVATLTMAACGNTTTEKATTQSSAETSQKASTETTYPLTVKTYDAKGTEVEQVFDKAPEKVITNNLSTTEILLELGLKDKLAGMLNPDNAVTDKYKDAIATIPQIGDKKTVSQETVLSYEPDAVMGRNMMFSEKSLGTVSTWNENKIPVYTQKASLSTIQQDLGNIVEDVKNIGMIFNVQDKANEYAAQLQAKIDAVKKANPASQGEKKKALIMVAYNDETFGAYKSALQESLLNQLGYTNVATGTSGLTLENLVSMDPELIIYVTSDRNKKLDEKAVELMKANAVLEGVPAIKNQKIMTISYDELMDYGPAVIDSLEKINDFINK, encoded by the coding sequence ATGAAAAAAACACTCAGTATTTTACTGGTAACAGTAGCTACCCTAACCATGGCAGCTTGTGGCAACACTACTACAGAAAAAGCTACGACACAATCAAGCGCAGAAACAAGTCAAAAGGCCAGTACAGAGACGACTTATCCGCTAACGGTCAAAACCTATGATGCAAAAGGAACTGAAGTTGAACAAGTTTTTGACAAGGCACCTGAAAAAGTGATCACCAACAATCTTTCAACTACTGAAATCTTATTGGAGTTGGGGTTGAAGGATAAACTTGCTGGCATGCTCAACCCTGACAATGCTGTAACAGATAAATATAAGGACGCGATTGCGACTATTCCTCAAATCGGCGATAAAAAAACAGTCTCACAAGAGACAGTTCTTTCTTATGAACCAGACGCTGTGATGGGTCGAAACATGATGTTTTCTGAAAAATCCTTGGGGACAGTTAGCACTTGGAATGAAAATAAAATCCCAGTCTATACGCAAAAAGCTTCTCTCTCAACGATTCAGCAAGATTTGGGGAATATTGTAGAAGATGTCAAAAATATTGGAATGATTTTCAATGTTCAGGACAAGGCCAATGAATACGCAGCCCAATTACAAGCTAAAATTGACGCTGTTAAGAAAGCAAATCCAGCAAGTCAAGGTGAAAAGAAAAAGGCTTTGATTATGGTTGCTTATAATGATGAAACCTTCGGTGCCTACAAGTCTGCTTTGCAAGAAAGTTTGCTGAACCAACTTGGTTATACCAACGTTGCTACGGGGACATCAGGCTTGACCTTGGAAAATCTCGTGTCAATGGATCCTGAGTTGATTATCTATGTGACCAGCGACCGCAATAAAAAATTGGATGAAAAAGCAGTAGAGTTGATGAAGGCAAATGCTGTTTTAGAAGGTGTTCCTGCTATTAAGAATCAAAAAATCATGACTATCTCTTACGATGAGTTGATGGATTACGGTCCAGCAGTGATTGATTCCCTTGAGAAAATCAATGACTTTATCAATAAATAA
- a CDS encoding NAD(P)/FAD-dependent oxidoreductase, whose product MKKVAIIGAGIVGATAAYYLSQESDLEVTVFDHGQGQATKAAAGIISPWFSKRRNKAWYKMARLGADFYVDLLADLEKSGQEIDFYQRSGVFLLKKDETKLEELYQLALQRREESPLIGQLAILDQASANELFPGLQGFDRLLYASGGARVDGQLLVTRLLKASKVEVVREEVGLNPLSAGYQIGDRVFEQVILATGAWLGDLLEPLGYAVDVRPQKGQLRDYQLAKDMEAYPVVMPEGEWDLIPFAGGKLSLGATHENDMGFDLTVDETLLQKMEEAALPHYPVLAVATSRAERVGIRAYTSDFSPFFGQVPELAGVYAASGLGSSGLTTGPIIGYHLAQLIQEKELTLEPENYPIENYVKRVKSE is encoded by the coding sequence ATGAAAAAAGTTGCTATTATTGGAGCAGGGATTGTAGGTGCAACAGCTGCCTACTACCTCTCGCAAGAAAGTGACCTAGAGGTGACCGTTTTTGACCATGGACAAGGTCAAGCTACCAAGGCCGCAGCAGGAATTATCAGCCCTTGGTTTTCCAAACGCCGCAATAAGGCCTGGTACAAAATGGCGCGCTTGGGGGCTGACTTTTATGTGGATTTATTAGCTGATTTAGAGAAGTCAGGACAAGAAATCGACTTTTACCAGCGTTCGGGAGTCTTTCTCCTGAAAAAGGATGAAACTAAGTTGGAAGAACTCTATCAACTAGCCCTCCAGCGTAGAGAAGAATCTCCTTTGATAGGGCAATTAGCCATTCTGGACCAAGCATCAGCTAATGAATTATTCCCTGGCTTGCAGGGATTTGATCGCTTGCTCTATGCTTCTGGTGGAGCGAGAGTAGATGGCCAGCTCTTGGTCACTCGTTTACTAAAAGCTAGTAAGGTTGAAGTGGTGAGAGAAGAGGTGGGTCTAAATCCTTTATCAGCAGGCTACCAGATTGGAGACCGCGTTTTTGAACAGGTTATTTTAGCGACAGGTGCTTGGTTGGGGGACTTGTTAGAACCCTTGGGTTATGCTGTGGATGTCCGTCCTCAAAAAGGACAGCTCCGAGATTATCAACTTGCCAAAGACATGGAAGCTTACCCTGTTGTTATGCCAGAAGGGGAGTGGGATTTGATTCCTTTTGCAGGTGGGAAATTATCCCTAGGCGCTACTCATGAAAATGACATGGGATTTGACTTGACCGTGGATGAAACCTTGCTCCAGAAAATGGAGGAGGCAGCCTTGCCTCACTACCCAGTCTTGGCAGTGGCGACTTCAAGAGCTGAGCGTGTGGGAATCCGTGCCTATACCAGTGATTTCTCACCTTTCTTTGGGCAGGTGCCTGAATTGGCAGGTGTTTATGCTGCTAGTGGACTAGGTTCATCAGGCCTCACAACTGGTCCTATCATTGGTTACCATCTAGCTCAACTGATCCAAGAAAAGGAGTTGACCTTGGAACCTGAAAACTACCCAATTGAGAACTATGTCAAACGAGTAAAAAGCGAATAA
- the rpsO gene encoding 30S ribosomal protein S15, whose amino-acid sequence MAISKEKKNEIIAQYARHEGDTGSVEVQVAVLTWEINHLNEHIKQHKKDHATYRGLMKKIGRRRNLLAYLRKNDVNRYRELINSLGLRR is encoded by the coding sequence ATGGCAATCTCAAAAGAGAAAAAAAATGAAATCATCGCACAATATGCACGTCACGAAGGTGATACAGGTTCAGTAGAGGTTCAAGTTGCTGTCCTTACTTGGGAAATCAACCACCTTAACGAACACATCAAACAACACAAAAAAGACCACGCTACTTACCGTGGATTGATGAAAAAAATCGGTCGCCGTCGTAACTTGCTTGCATACTTGCGTAAAAACGACGTTAACCGTTACCGTGAGTTGATCAACTCTCTAGGACTTCGTCGCTAA
- a CDS encoding lysophospholipid acyltransferase family protein produces MFYTYLRGLVVLLLWSINGNAHYHNTDKIPTQDENYILVAPHRTWWDPVYMAFATKPKQFIFMAKKELFTNRIFGWWIRMCGAFPIDRENPSASAIKYPINVLKKSDRSLIMFPSGSRHSNDVKGGVALIAKMAKVRIMPVTYTGPMTLKGLVSRERVDMNFGNPIDISDIKKMNDEGIETVANRIQAEFQRLDDETKQWHNDKKPNPLWWFIRIPALILAIILAILTIIFSFIASFIWNPDKKRENLG; encoded by the coding sequence ATGTTTTATACTTATTTACGTGGATTGGTTGTATTGCTCCTATGGTCCATCAATGGCAATGCCCACTATCATAATACTGATAAAATTCCTACTCAAGATGAAAATTATATTCTGGTTGCCCCTCACCGTACCTGGTGGGATCCTGTTTACATGGCCTTTGCGACCAAACCAAAACAATTTATCTTTATGGCAAAAAAAGAACTCTTTACCAACCGTATCTTTGGTTGGTGGATTCGTATGTGTGGTGCCTTTCCTATTGACCGTGAAAATCCTAGTGCTTCTGCCATCAAATATCCTATCAATGTTCTCAAAAAAAGTGACCGCTCTCTCATCATGTTTCCAAGCGGGAGCCGTCACTCAAACGATGTCAAGGGTGGCGTAGCCCTGATTGCCAAAATGGCCAAGGTCCGTATCATGCCGGTTACCTACACCGGTCCCATGACTTTGAAGGGATTAGTTAGCCGTGAGCGTGTCGATATGAACTTTGGAAATCCAATCGATATCTCAGATATCAAGAAAATGAATGATGAAGGCATTGAAACAGTCGCCAATCGTATCCAAGCAGAATTTCAACGTCTGGACGACGAAACGAAACAATGGCACAATGATAAAAAACCAAACCCACTCTGGTGGTTTATCCGCATCCCTGCCCTCATCCTTGCGATTATCCTCGCTATCCTAACCATCATCTTTAGCTTTATCGCAAGCTTCATATGGAATCCAGATAAAAAGAGAGAAAACCTTGGTTAA
- a CDS encoding DUF389 domain-containing protein — protein MTGNYSTREYREKLYDDLHVRLRDIGILMCAIFIASIGLNMNSTAVIIGAMLISPLMTPIVGLGFGLAIFDTRLIKQSLEVLFTQVLVSLLVSALYFWISPLSYESSELIARTSPTIWDVLIAIAGGIAGVIGSRKKEANNIVPGVAIATALMPPICTAGYGLANGNVRFLFGALYLFLINCVFIMLTNIVGTRILMRKSPLSSFKELNIKMRIGLISLIVLLILPASYSAVTLTIDQARKEGIKQFVGKEFANHTVINQVYKSRNNELVLTVVGDPISEEELETLHQKQASYGIQSVQLKVNQVHNSTKLDSDTTKEFYETINKYINQKLSEKDSQKDLVKENEADKD, from the coding sequence ATGACCGGAAACTATTCAACACGTGAATACCGTGAGAAATTATATGATGATCTTCATGTTCGATTAAGAGATATAGGGATTTTGATGTGTGCGATTTTTATTGCCTCTATCGGCCTAAATATGAATTCAACAGCTGTCATTATTGGAGCTATGCTGATTTCCCCTCTTATGACACCGATTGTTGGACTCGGATTTGGTTTAGCTATTTTTGATACGCGTTTAATCAAGCAATCTCTAGAGGTTTTATTTACTCAAGTATTGGTCAGTTTGCTTGTCTCGGCTCTGTATTTCTGGATTTCTCCCTTATCTTATGAAAGTAGCGAATTGATTGCACGAACCTCTCCAACCATTTGGGATGTGCTCATTGCTATTGCTGGTGGGATAGCAGGCGTAATTGGTTCAAGGAAAAAAGAAGCAAACAATATCGTGCCAGGAGTAGCCATTGCAACAGCTCTGATGCCACCTATCTGTACTGCAGGTTACGGTTTAGCTAATGGAAATGTACGATTTTTATTTGGAGCTCTCTATCTTTTCTTGATCAACTGTGTTTTTATCATGCTAACCAACATTGTTGGAACAAGAATTTTAATGAGAAAATCTCCCTTAAGTTCATTTAAAGAGCTCAACATTAAAATGAGAATTGGGTTGATATCCTTGATTGTATTATTGATTCTTCCAGCTAGTTATTCAGCAGTCACTCTGACGATAGATCAAGCGCGAAAAGAAGGAATCAAACAGTTTGTAGGAAAAGAGTTCGCCAATCACACGGTCATTAATCAAGTCTACAAGTCAAGGAACAATGAATTGGTCTTGACGGTTGTTGGAGATCCGATTTCAGAAGAAGAATTAGAAACGCTCCACCAAAAACAAGCCTCTTACGGTATTCAATCTGTTCAATTGAAAGTCAATCAAGTCCATAATTCGACAAAATTAGACAGTGATACGACCAAGGAATTTTATGAAACCATTAACAAGTATATCAATCAAAAACTCTCTGAAAAGGATTCACAAAAAGATCTCGTAAAAGAAAATGAAGCAGACAAGGATTGA
- a CDS encoding cation-translocating P-type ATPase yields MDKNKIMGLTQIEVKERQAKGFVNDFTASASTSTWQIIKRNVFTLFNALNFAIALALAFVQAWSNLVFFAVICFNAFSGIVTELRAKHMVDKLNLMTKEKVKTIRDGQEVALNPEELVLGDVIRLSAGEQIPSDALVLEGFAEVNEAMLTGESDLVQKEVDALLLSGSFLASGSVLAQVHHVGADNYAAKLMLEAKTVKPINSRIMKSLDKLAGFTGKIIIPFGLALLLEALILKGLPLKSSVVNSSTALLGMLPKGIALLTITSLLTAVIKLGLKKVLVQEMYSVETLARVDMLCLDKTGTITQGKMQVEAVLPLTEEYGESVLASILASYMAHSEDKNPTAQAIRQRFVGEVTYPMISNLPFSSDRKWGAMELEGLGTVFLGAPEMLLDSEIPEAREALERGSRVLVLALSQEKLDHHKPQKPSDIQALALLEILDPIREGAAETLDYLRSQEVGLKIISGDNPVTVSSIAQKAGFADYDSYVDCSKITDEELVAMAEETAIFGRVSPHQKKLIIQTLKKAGHTTAMTGDGVNDILALREADCSIVMAEGDPATRQIANLVLLNSDFNDVPEILFEGRRVVNNIAHIAPIFLIKTIYSFLLAVICIASALLGRSEWILIFPFIPIQITMIDQFVEGFPPFVLTFERNIKPVEPNFLRRSMLRALPSALMVVFSVLFVKIFGSSQGWSELEISTLLYYLLGSIGFLSVFRACMPFTLWRVLLIVWSVGGFLATALFPRIQKLLEISTLTGQTLPVYGVMMLVFTVIFILTSRYQARK; encoded by the coding sequence ATGGATAAAAATAAGATTATGGGATTAACCCAAATAGAAGTTAAGGAAAGACAGGCTAAGGGCTTTGTCAATGATTTTACTGCATCGGCCAGTACTAGCACTTGGCAAATCATCAAACGAAATGTCTTTACCCTTTTTAACGCTTTAAACTTTGCCATTGCTTTGGCCCTTGCCTTTGTGCAGGCTTGGAGCAATCTGGTCTTCTTTGCCGTTATCTGCTTTAACGCTTTTTCTGGAATTGTGACCGAGCTGCGGGCTAAGCACATGGTGGACAAGCTCAATCTCATGACCAAGGAAAAGGTCAAGACTATTCGTGATGGCCAGGAAGTTGCTCTGAATCCTGAAGAATTGGTGTTAGGAGATGTCATTCGCCTGTCGGCTGGAGAGCAGATTCCCAGTGATGCCTTGGTTTTGGAAGGCTTTGCGGAAGTCAATGAAGCCATGTTGACTGGTGAGAGTGATTTGGTGCAAAAGGAAGTGGATGCCTTGCTTTTGTCAGGAAGTTTCTTGGCCAGTGGGTCAGTTTTAGCTCAAGTTCACCATGTCGGTGCAGACAACTATGCTGCCAAACTCATGCTGGAAGCTAAGACCGTTAAACCAATCAACTCTCGTATCATGAAATCGCTGGACAAGTTAGCAGGTTTTACTGGAAAGATTATCATTCCCTTTGGTCTAGCTCTCCTGCTAGAAGCCTTGATCCTAAAAGGCTTGCCTCTTAAGTCGTCCGTTGTAAATTCGTCGACAGCCCTTTTGGGGATGTTGCCCAAGGGAATTGCCCTTTTGACCATTACTTCGCTTTTGACTGCGGTGATTAAGTTGGGCTTGAAAAAGGTCTTGGTGCAGGAGATGTACTCTGTTGAGACCTTGGCGCGCGTGGACATGCTCTGTCTGGACAAGACGGGTACCATCACCCAAGGAAAGATGCAGGTGGAAGCTGTCCTTCCTTTGACCGAAGAGTATGGAGAATCAGTACTTGCTAGCATCTTGGCCAGCTATATGGCCCATAGTGAGGATAAAAATCCAACAGCTCAAGCCATTCGCCAGCGTTTTGTGGGAGAAGTTACTTATCCTATGATTTCGAATCTTCCCTTCTCAAGCGACCGCAAGTGGGGAGCTATGGAATTGGAAGGTCTGGGGACAGTTTTCTTAGGGGCGCCTGAGATGTTGTTGGACTCTGAAATCCCTGAAGCCAGAGAGGCCTTGGAGAGAGGGTCACGTGTCTTGGTCTTAGCTCTTAGTCAGGAGAAATTAGACCATCACAAACCACAGAAACCATCTGATATTCAGGCTCTGGCTTTGCTGGAAATCTTGGACCCCATTCGGGAGGGAGCAGCAGAGACGCTGGACTATCTCCGTTCTCAGGAAGTAGGACTCAAGATTATCTCTGGTGACAATCCAGTTACGGTGTCTAGTATTGCCCAGAAGGCTGGTTTTGCGGACTATGACAGTTATGTAGATTGCTCGAAAATCACGGATGAGGAATTGGTTGCTATGGCTGAGGAGACAGCTATTTTCGGACGTGTTTCCCCTCATCAAAAGAAACTCATCATCCAAACACTGAAAAAAGCAGGGCATACAACGGCTATGACAGGGGATGGAGTTAATGATATTCTGGCCCTTCGTGAGGCGGATTGTTCCATCGTAATGGCGGAGGGAGATCCTGCGACTCGTCAGATTGCCAATCTGGTTCTCTTGAACTCTGATTTTAATGATGTTCCTGAGATTCTTTTTGAAGGTCGTCGTGTGGTGAATAATATTGCCCACATTGCACCGATTTTCTTGATAAAGACCATCTACTCATTCTTGCTCGCAGTTATCTGTATCGCCAGTGCTTTACTAGGTCGGTCTGAGTGGATATTGATTTTCCCCTTCATTCCGATCCAGATTACCATGATTGACCAGTTCGTGGAAGGGTTCCCACCATTCGTTCTGACTTTTGAGCGAAATATCAAACCTGTCGAGCCAAACTTCCTCAGAAGATCCATGCTTCGTGCTCTACCAAGTGCTCTCATGGTAGTGTTCAGCGTTCTTTTTGTGAAAATATTTGGAAGTAGCCAAGGTTGGTCTGAGTTAGAAATTTCAACTCTACTCTATTATCTCTTGGGGTCAATTGGTTTCTTATCTGTATTTAGAGCCTGCATGCCATTTACCCTATGGCGTGTCCTCTTGATTGTTTGGTCAGTAGGAGGCTTCCTAGCCACAGCTCTCTTCCCAAGAATTCAAAAACTGCTTGAAATTTCAACCTTAACAGGACAAACATTACCTGTTTATGGTGTCATGATGTTGGTCTTTACCGTGATTTTCATCCTGACTAGTCGCTATCAAGCCAGAAAATAA
- a CDS encoding Nif3-like dinuclear metal center hexameric protein, whose translation MLASEVIKRYEAFCPQEFSIEGDSRGLQIGTLDKDIQRVMVALDIREETVAEAIEKGVDLIIVKHAPIFRPIKDLVASRPQNQIYIDLIKHDIAVYVSHTNIDIVENGLNDWFCQMLGIEETTYLQETGPERGIGRIGNVQPQTFGELAQHVKQIFGLDSLRMVHYQENDLQKSISRVAICGGSGQSFYKDALAKGADVYITGDIYYHIAQDMLSDGLLALDPGHYIEVLFVEKISALLTQWKAEKGWTIDIVPSQASTNPFHHI comes from the coding sequence ATGTTAGCAAGTGAAGTCATTAAACGTTATGAAGCCTTTTGTCCTCAGGAATTTTCTATAGAGGGAGACAGTCGTGGTCTGCAAATCGGCACTTTAGACAAGGATATCCAAAGAGTCATGGTGGCTCTCGACATTCGTGAAGAGACGGTGGCAGAGGCTATTGAAAAGGGTGTGGATTTGATTATCGTCAAGCACGCGCCTATCTTTCGTCCTATCAAGGACTTGGTAGCCAGCCGTCCGCAAAATCAGATTTACATTGATCTCATCAAGCATGACATCGCAGTTTATGTCAGCCATACCAATATTGACATCGTTGAAAATGGTCTCAATGATTGGTTCTGTCAGATGCTAGGTATCGAGGAAACGACTTATCTGCAGGAAACTGGCCCTGAACGTGGGATTGGACGTATTGGGAATGTTCAGCCTCAGACTTTTGGGGAATTGGCCCAACATGTCAAGCAAATCTTTGGTCTAGATAGCCTTCGAATGGTGCATTATCAAGAGAATGATTTGCAGAAATCTATTTCAAGAGTAGCAATTTGTGGTGGAAGCGGGCAGTCTTTCTATAAGGATGCTTTAGCAAAGGGGGCAGATGTCTATATCACTGGTGATATCTATTACCATATTGCTCAGGATATGCTGTCTGATGGTTTGCTAGCATTGGACCCAGGTCACTATATAGAAGTGCTTTTTGTGGAAAAAATTTCTGCACTCCTTACTCAATGGAAAGCTGAAAAAGGCTGGACAATCGATATTGTACCTAGTCAAGCATCGACCAATCCTTTCCACCATATCTAG